The nucleotide sequence GCTCAAAGGGGAATGCGACATAGACCTATTCGTAAAGTTTCCACCAGATCTGAAGATGGATGAGTTTAAGCTGATAGGTATGGACCTAGCTAAAGAGATCTTGAAGGGCTACCCGACTCTAGTAAGGTATGCTGAGCACTCATATCTAGAGGGGTTCGTTGATGGGGTTCGCGTCAACATAGTGCCGTGCTTCAACGTCAAGCCCAAGCGTTGGATAAGCGCAGCAGACCGCTCACCCTACCACACAGAGTATGTTAAGAAGCATCTTAAAGAGGAGTTAAAGGGCGAGGTTAGGCTGCTCAAGAAGTTCATCAAGGCTAGGGGTGTGTATGGGGCTGAGGTTAAGACGAGGGGCTTCAGCGGCTATGTTTGCGAGGTCCTCATCATCAGATACGGCAGCTTCCTAAACACCCTAGAAGCCTTCTCAGAATTTAAACGAGGCGCTGTAATCAGCTTAGGAGAGGTGCCTGCAGACGTAAAACTGAGATTTCAAACCCCCGTCATTATACTGGATCCCGTGGATTCTGAACGTAACCTCGGCGCCGCGATATCTGAGGAGAGCCTTGCTACATTCGTCTCATCAGCCCGCAGCTTCCTGCAAAACCCCAGCCTAAAATACTTCGAGAGATGCGATGGCGAATCATACGTTCGTTTACTTGAGCCGATGGTAGATAATCTAATCCTCATCCTCTTCACACACGAGCAGAGGAGCCCAGACATACTCTGGGGGCAGCTCCACAAAACCTCGGAGGCGATAGAGAGGCAGATGAAGATAAGGGGCTTCGAGGTTCTTAAGGTCTTCGAGGCGAGCAGCGAAGAAGCCGAGAGCGCCATACTCCTCCTCCTAGAATCCCAGACTCTACCGAAGTACGTGGTTAAGGTGGGTCCAGACGTCTACCGCAAGGCTGACGCTGTTCGCTTTGTGCAGAAGAACCTAAACCGCTCAACCTTAATGTGGTTCTCAAAGGATGGTCGAATAATAAGCCTGCAAGAGAGGGCTGAGCGGAACGCAGTAGATGCGCTCAGGAACCTATTGAGCAACCCGACTGAGCTAGGTGTAGCAGAGGGTTTACGCGAGCCCCTCAGATCATCAGCCACCATACTTACGGGCAGAGAAGCCCTCGAAGCCGTTGAAAGTAAGGCTTGGTTGAGGAGGGAGGTGCAGAGGCTCGCAGCAACAAAGTACCTCACATTCGATCCAGATTGATAAGTTAGCTGAGGCACCCTACTCCACCATACTGTGCTACCCGAAGCCTGAGGAGCGGCAGATCGAAGAGAGGTTGAGTGAGCTTAGGAAGTTGGGTGTCGAGGAGGTGGTCTTGGAAGGCAGGGTCGAAATCTCGGGTCTTAGAGTGCTGGGTAAGGGTTGTGTGAGCATAGTGGTGGTGGCTAGGTGTAGGGAGGGTGAAGCGGCTCTAAAGATAAGACGAGTCGACGCGAACCGACCTAGCCTAAGCCAAGAAGCGGAGCTACAGTCCCTAGCGAATAGAGTAGGTGTTGGCCCAAAATTGTACAACTATTCAGACAACTTTATCTTGATGGAGCTGATAAGAGGGGTAAACCTACCGGACTGGGTGAAGGATCTTAAGGGTAGGGGTATGGTCTCAAATCTGAGGCGTGTATGTAGAGATCTTTTGGCGAAGTGCTGGAGGCTAGACCAAGCCCACCTAGATCACGGTGAGCTGAGCAACCTAAGCAAGCACGTTATCGTAGGAGATAGGGTTGAGATAATAGACTTCGAATCAGCGTCAACAAAACGCTCGGTCAGAAACCTAACCTCAGCAGCCCAATACCTCTTCATCGGAGGACCTGTGGCAAGCAAAATAAGGAGAGTCCTTAACCTCAAAGAGCGCAACACCATAATCGAAGCAATAAGATCATACAAAAGGGAGAGGGGGAGCGAAGAAGCCCTCCAACTCCTCCTAAAACGGCTAAAACTCGTTGAGCGACACAGCCAGACTTAAGAGCTTGTGTTGTATAGTTGTGATTGGTTTGTCGATAGAAGAAGCGGAGATTTTAAAAGAGAGAGCATACGCCTTCCTCAGGAACGCTAAGCGGCTATTCGAAGAGGAAGAATACGATCTATCAGCCTTTAACCTAGAGCAGTTCTGCCATCTTCTGCTAAAATACAAGCTGCTCATAAAGACAGGAACATACCCTAAAACACACTCGCTAGTGAGAATCCTAAGAGAGCTGAATGCTGCCTATCCGGAGAAGAACCTATCCTCATTCATCGAATCAGAAATACTTTATCTCACAAAGATGGAGGATGTGTATGTAGTTTCGATG is from Nitrososphaerota archaeon and encodes:
- the cca gene encoding CCA tRNA nucleotidyltransferase, with the protein product MTSLDEILAAARKMCEPDEEERRLISKVADTILNRARSVIEEKRIDAEAVLGGSYAKDTWLKGECDIDLFVKFPPDLKMDEFKLIGMDLAKEILKGYPTLVRYAEHSYLEGFVDGVRVNIVPCFNVKPKRWISAADRSPYHTEYVKKHLKEELKGEVRLLKKFIKARGVYGAEVKTRGFSGYVCEVLIIRYGSFLNTLEAFSEFKRGAVISLGEVPADVKLRFQTPVIILDPVDSERNLGAAISEESLATFVSSARSFLQNPSLKYFERCDGESYVRLLEPMVDNLILILFTHEQRSPDILWGQLHKTSEAIERQMKIRGFEVLKVFEASSEEAESAILLLLESQTLPKYVVKVGPDVYRKADAVRFVQKNLNRSTLMWFSKDGRIISLQERAERNAVDALRNLLSNPTELGVAEGLREPLRSSATILTGREALEAVESKAWLRREVQRLAATKYLTFDPD
- a CDS encoding serine/threonine protein kinase is translated as MSELRKLGVEEVVLEGRVEISGLRVLGKGCVSIVVVARCREGEAALKIRRVDANRPSLSQEAELQSLANRVGVGPKLYNYSDNFILMELIRGVNLPDWVKDLKGRGMVSNLRRVCRDLLAKCWRLDQAHLDHGELSNLSKHVIVGDRVEIIDFESASTKRSVRNLTSAAQYLFIGGPVASKIRRVLNLKERNTIIEAIRSYKRERGSEEALQLLLKRLKLVERHSQT
- a CDS encoding HEPN domain-containing protein, yielding MSIEEAEILKERAYAFLRNAKRLFEEEEYDLSAFNLEQFCHLLLKYKLLIKTGTYPKTHSLVRILRELNAAYPEKNLSSFIESEILYLTKMEDVYVVSMYLPRRFERCEVEQLLAFAERFKDVIEDV